AGTCATACAATAAACACAGATCAATGCCCCATAACTTGAGCTGACCAGGGCTTACAGTTTCCAAGAAACACATTTAGATGAAGTGACAATAAGGAAGAAGGTTAATATTTACAGTTGCACCTAAACCAAGTCTTGTTGCCAGGTTTTTATAGACATGTTATTCCCTCAGAATAGATCAATAGCGTCAGACACATGACCAGGTGGCAAAGGTTGGAATTTTCCTGGCAACGTGTGGGGATTGGGGCAGGAGATTTTCAGATCACCAGTATATCATGCTACTGTATATGGATAGCTATCTAGCAAGCTTAAAGGGAAGGGTTATCTTCAAATGAACTGGTGATATGATGCAGGCTGTGCAAGTTGCTCTTGTTTATTCTTTCTAAAGTTTTTATAGAAACCTGCCCTAATAACATGGCAGGTGGTTAAATAACAGAATGGACCATGaggaaagtaaataaaaatataaaaataatagtcCTATAATGAATCACAAAACCTGTATTAGAATTGGTATTCCCTTTGGGTTTCAATTGAATCCCAAAATTGCTTCTATTGATgacactttatttttatattcattgtATTGGAAAACTTGGTAATCATCTGAATCCGAAACATCAAGTCCCATCAACTTATTACATTCATTTCACGGTACTTTTTGCAGCCAAATTTTTTTGCTAGTGAGTAAATGTCCAAACTGTGCCCATTATTCAAGGTGTGATCTGACCAAGGATTCCTGCAGTGGCAAATAGATCTCTGTGTCTGACACTTCAAATGGTTCCTCTTTTCATTCAACTGGAATTGTGTGCCCACAAAGCTTACTATCAACTGTGTTTATCCACAATGAACCATTTCTTCCAGTCTGAcatgggccatatttatcaaaagtctaaTTGTTTTTACGatgaatgtttatttaaaggggttgttcatcttccgaacacttttttcaattgagttgttttcagattgttcaccaaaaacaaagacttttttttcaattactttccatctttaattttttaccattttcccaaaactgaagtttaaccttaaatgtttgtgtctctaatgtttcagtctggcagctccgtgatccaggagcatctgaaatcttaccatttgctacatttagggctattccacacggggagatagcgacgcgtttgcggtcgcggcgacaaagcgtcgcgacagtcgccgcgaccggcgcaggtgaCAGTTTTGTATgtgcgcctatgtaaaaacgcctgtgctaaccacacgaggcgatgcgcttttcaacagtcgcctgaaaatgcctcgccaggctttttcaggcgactgttgaaaagcgcatcgcctcgtgtggttagcacaggcgtttttacataggcgcccatacaaaactgtcgcctgcgccggcgaccgcaaacgcgtcgctatctccccctgtggactagcccttaattgatacatttctcagcagcatctctggagtattagcaactattgtatcaatactaactgttgcctttaatgaaactcagggattctgctcagcagggacaaagataacaaatgtatcaactaaacgtatcagtttagaacagttaaagagtcgatgacccccccctcccagagctggtttagaaggggaaaaattagactttactcttcaatattagaaaaactgtcccATAtagaaaaaggctttatttctggtgaactgaaaccaactgaactgaaaaaaaaagtttttgaaggtgaacaacccttttaaggaaaCTTCTTCATATCCgcctctagggatgcaccgaatccactatttgggattcagccgaatccctgaatccttggtcaaagattcggccgaatccgaatcctaatttgcatatgcaaattaggggcaggaaagggaaaagtggaaaaaatcttcttttgtgacaaaaagtcacgtgatttccctacctgcccctaatttacatatgcaaattcggattcggtttggccaggcacaaggattcgtccgaatccgaatcctgctgaaaaaggcagaatcctagccgaatccctaaccgaatcctggattcggtgcatccctgtccGCCTCATTTCTCAAAGCATATTCCCATTAAGGGACTCCCAGAGTCTGCAGATTCTTGGGATTGTTTTGTGAATTGGGCCAATCCAGTGTTGCTTCTCCAGGTCTGTTCATAAGTCATTTATACTAGTTCCATCATTCTGGCAGTGATCACCTAAGTGCCCAAACTGTCTGCACCAGTCTGTGATGCGCAACTGAATCAAAGGCTGAAGCAAAGTCTGATGCATCACATTTAGAGTCTTTCCCTGATGCAGTGTTCTCTTTGCTTCCTTCATAGGTACCAATGGGGAAATCTGGCACATGTGGCCAAGACTAAAGCCTGCAATCATCTTATTACatataggggggttatttactaaaatctgaaatttatatcatattttaaattttaaaaaaaaccacccaAACTCCCATggccgattttaccttatttaataataaaaaaaaaattcaaattaattcgCGGAAACAAACGTGCAAAAAAAGAATCACTcatgttttttggacttttttcccaaatcaaaatcgagtttttgtctgaaaacactGAAAAAGTCGGACTTTCTGGTGAAACCCCCCAGAGACCCtgataacttcaatttgagataggtgcctctgagGCCTGAGATGgcgaattctggctttttgctgcatcggggtataataaatctcaaaatagtttagtttttttcctctaaaaattccagacttttagtggaaaaactaaatttttctagtttttaacaTTCGGACTTcactaaataacccccataatgtgtcATTTCCCAGCGTTTGCTTATGTTCCTAAAATAAAATTCTCACGGCCGAGTAACACAGATGTCATTGTTGTCGTCTGACACAAATAAATATCATTATAAAGATGAAAGATAAATTACCATTTTCCACAGAGCCCATTAGCAGAGCCATGCATGCAAAACACATGCTTAACACCTTAACCTGCAGATTTAACCTTGATAGGATTTATCCGATCCTCTTCCTGTTATAGATTAGTGGTTATCTAATGGTGTACGtgggaaaatgtatttctatCAGGATCTTCCTTAATCCTATTAAATATTCAACCAAATTTATTGTTTCCTTATTCTGTGCTTTACCTGGGATTtgtgtaatattttaattttttcctcaccaaatacatttctacatattgtaaacaatatatattgtttCTAGTTCCTTGATCATTGTACAATGCTCCATTTACTGTACATCCAGAACCGTATTTGGGATTATTGTCCTACAGGGAGATTCATTTATTTCCTTGATTTCTGAAGTGTGGAAAAGTGCACATACATAGTTAGGATTATCCAATGAATACAATGCCCCCGCCGCAACCTCTGGCAACAGAGGTTCTGAGCTGGCAGGGCCCAACGGGTTTTTCGTGGTGGCCCATCGGCCCAGTCCAGCCCTGGGAGTGCCAGTGGGCACTCAATGCTCAATAAGCATTCTGCACCTGGAACCTGATTTTGAATCCAGACTGAAATGCATAGTGCTTGCTGAATGAAAaattaggggtctatttattatgctgtttaaaacggaatttgctgaaaaaatggtgtaaaaagctgtgtacaataaatggcaaatggtgttttattttacaccatgcctATGTCAGAATTgctgtctttattttacattgcttcagactTTTGTAGTAGGTTCcggcagaagttgctcaaagaaaaagtgcaTTAAAACATTATGTCATTCTTATGCCGATTTTTACAAGACAATGCCTGGCGATGAGTTGCAAATTATTCTGCTGGTTTTTTACAGcacataataaatttgcccctaaggcatATCCTAGAATTtgagccctggtgccaatgtttaaaaaaaaacaaaaaaaacttttatggggggccctggtgccacagtttttcttttttaacttacaggtataagggggccctcaccatcaatgactttttataacttgtggggggggtgCCATTTtaagcactgatgtctgtgtggtcttttatctgtggtgtgggcgggatctggggtggacggggccagaaaattttgttgtacaggtccCCATAATGGCAGCCCTCCCAATACATACCTGactttgctgcctgccctgtccCAGATCCATTTGGCCATTGTTCTGCCTTATCCctgtatgggtatgggatccgttatctggaaacccattatccagaaagctccatattacggccatcttccatagactccattttatccaaataatccaaattttaaaaaattatttccattttctctgtaataataaaacagtacattgtacttgatccaaattagataagcctgtttggtttatttaatgtttaaaacgtaatgtatgaagatccaaattacagaaagatccattatccagaagaccccaggccccgagcactctggataacagatcccatctcTGGCCCCTCTCTCTCATTTTGGTTAAAATGCCCTTTTCAATAAACGACCCATTGATAGAatactatttttgttttgtttgtcttttttacttttgttaaaCCGTTCTCCTTTTTGGAGTTGTTTTTTCCTGATGAGATCAATGCAAATGAGCCCACTGAGCAACTGGTCTGTTTTTATTGTTCTGGCTCAATTGCACCCATAAAggttattattagtgatgagaGGGATGAGAGGGCCAAAGTCCTCCCATTATATTTGCTCGTACAAATTATCTGTGGGATACCAGTTCTGGCccaaaatgtgtttatataatctGCATCACTTAGGAGTCCAAGCCTTCTTGCAATTCTGGGTCTCTTCCTATATAACTCTAGCCTTGGTCACTCATATACATCAATGGCCCTAACAACCAGTTATCAATTTTAAGTACAAAATGAAAAAGTTACAGATAAAAAAGCAAATGACACAATGAACTGTAAAATCTCTTACAGGTGCGAGCAAAGGggagaaaatattacatttatagtaAATATGCAGTATATTCAAGTATCTAAGGGGATACATGTTGGGCTGCTGTACACAGTCAGGCATGCAGTGCTTGCTATCATATTGCATTGCACATGAGAACATCACTTTCCTTCATGACTCTCTGATTTCCAAGTAAATGCATCTGCTGCCATTAATAATCAACCTGGGCATAATTAGCATGTGATGTAAATTAGGGCATGGACTCTGAACTTCAGAGAAACATAAAGGGGAACCAGAGAGTGATTTTGCCATTTCCAGGGAGGTTACGCTGCAGAGATCATCACCATGAGGACTTACATGCTGATCTGTGCATTGGCCGGACTACTCCTGAAAACCTCCGGCCAAACTGGTAAGAAAGCACGGGGTTAATTTCACTCTAATTCACAGTGTTACAACTGAAATAATGAAGAACTAACCTCTGTGTATCCAATGCAGTGGCCCTGGGGCCAAGATTTTTATGGCCCCCTCTGAGCCTCTCACGGTGGGGGAGTTATTCTGTTATTTACATGGAGTGAAAAGGAAGAGAAGTCCAGCCCATTTTACTGCACTTTTTTAAATGCTGATTTTATGATTATTGAGTAGGTACCCAGCAGCAAGCTGATATAACCATGTTTGTCCCATTTTGTCCCAAAGTGAAGACTTTCTTAGGGTTATGGGAGGATTAATGTTTAtaaattgtatctttttctacTGATCAGTTAGCCATATAGGGTCCAAAGCGCAGTCAACACTGAGAAGGGTTAGTAGGCTTATATGTGAGTCCAGACCAAGACAACAGAATGGGGGGAGGCAACTTCAAAACAATGGCATAAAATGTGTTATATAATGGCAAAAATAATGACAATGTCAGACTTTTTATATTGGTTTAGTCAGCTACAAGCACAAGACCAATGTACGATCAAGTGAGTCCAGAAGACCAAGACATGTCCATCAACATTTGTTCTTGAGTCTTAACTCCTGCCTTGACATCTAAACCACATTACACATtaaattaattacacattttgaaATGAACacatatcttttgtttttttagttttgttcTAGTGCAACCTAAATTTGGGTAAATGGGgaacaaaatgtaacatttataacTGTCTGCAGGAAACGGCAGTTACTGTCAGTTCTTCTAATgggactgtattttttttattttttatcaataaagTATCCAAATCAAGTACTACGTCCACAGAAACGTCAGCACTGAGTCAATCAAGTCCCACTGAAAAAGTGGCTGTAACCAGTGCAACAATTCACAGTCAATCAAGAACAACCGAAACAGGCGCTGCAACCAATGCAACAAGTCACAGTCAATCAAGTACAACCGAAACAGGCGCTGCAACCAGTGCAACAAGTCACAGTCAGTCAAGCACCAGTGAAGCAAGTGTTCCGGGTGTTACAAGTGGGACTAAGCCAAGTTTCAATGAAACAACAGAATCAACTGTTGTGCCTACAACACCAGCTGAAACAAACACAAATGCAACTGAAGGAGGGAATAGTTCATCACCCACAGTTAAACCTGAGATCACTAAGCCCACAACCATACCCCCAACCCCAGGTTAGTAAGATATGGATACAGGGAATTCTGGGTGGATCCTGATTGTTCCATATGAATTTGTACAGTGCCATTTATTTACAGGCCATAGAGATACTGGTTAATTCTCTTACATACTTTCATAAGTCTATACAAATTTATGTCAATTTCTAAATTCAACCCTCACCCATccttaaaaacacaaatgtatttgcttCTACAGCATATAAATACATTCCACTATTCACACATATGTTTCCAACCAATGTTGAACTGGCCCACCAGGGTGCCATAAAAGTTCAGGCTCAAGTATCAATGGGTCTTTTTTGCTCACCcaaacaatgttccctctaattccttctcagctatgtgcGATAGAAAATTAtcttgtgcacacattttaaacttttgctGCACATTTTGTTAAAACTGTATGTGCTGGTcggaataaatgcaaaatgatgtattttcacataaaagtcattgtgcacaccacaatttatTATGTGCTATGGCCTCAAAATGTGTCAAAGAAATTATAgtatactccaaaaacatacaggcaggttaattgacttcTGATAACATTGGTTATATGTGAAGGTaatagggggcaaatttactaaagggcgaagtatataacactagcaaaaattcaccagcgtgacgtcatttcgttacttcgccgatttactaacgggtgctggtgtaaattcgctagcgaagtggacctactcaaGCTACTTCGCagccttacgccaggcgaatttgtgctatggcgaagggacgtaactacactaattcactaacttgtggattttgctgaacgttacctcttgtgccagacttaccttcgccacctcagaccaggtgaagtgcaatagagtagatagggcttgcttcaaaaaatgtctaagtcccaaaaagcgctggcgtcttttacttttttaagggtgataggctgcaaaataatttttttgggggtaccttccttcccccctacatttcctaacatatggcacctaaactatacagtgggcacatgtatagggcaaaataacaactctattttattttatgaagctttcccaggcttgtgtagtgtaatgtatttgctgctacatatacgtccattgtactttaacttggctccATATGCACATAAGGCATCGCTAGGGCAagttcgctttgcttgacgaattaacggtagtgCAGCTTCGCTACCTTTCGACGCCCTGAGCgcattttcggattttagtgaattagcggcgccctggcgaagtgtggcgaagccaacactggcgcaacttcgaagtaaattggcccctataAGATTTAATAAAGTAATGCTGTGCAGGGATAGAATGAAATGAAATATACTACAGTCAGTCAGCTGGGAAGCAAAACAGGGCAGTTTAGTGGGGCTCAGAGGTGCAGTTTTGAATGGGGTAGGGGTGTGTAAAGCTGCAGCTATGAGATCGACCCGCTTTTGCATTTTTGGGGgtctactgtatgtgttttaaGCGGAGGGGACACAGCAACTGGGCCTAGGGGGACTAGAAAGGTAAATCTGGATCTGTGCATCCCAATACTTTATTTCTTTCATTAATTTATTTCCCAGTATTCAGAACAGGATGATTATTTATCTCACATCAGTATCAAGCCATTCTCTTTAGATACATAGCCAACCATCTGTATTTAACCACTAGAGCCCGGCACCCTGCTTGCTGCAATTCCCACCCCAGGCTTCCACACTACCCTCAGTGGTTATGGCTCAGCCCACACACGCAACCATACCCCTATTACCGCTCTCCTTTCAGCTTTCAGCTCTCTTTTCACTTGATCCAACTCCAACTGCAGTTGTGCCGTGGCATGTGCCTccactgcctacccctagttctggccttacTAACAATCCAtaccaaaatattgcccccaagtgaTCTATACATTCTCTTTTCTCCTGTAACTAACAACAAAtgtcaacatattccacagcactgtactataaatggttgtatacattaaacatacaaatattacATAGTAATCCTCATTCATCCTCTCCCGGGTCATGTGAGTTTCACAGAGCCACCCCCAGTCACTGAGCACTTTtatcttatatatgtatatatatgttttgttctAGTTAAAAAGGATTGCACTGCAACTAGTTGTGGGAATTCCTTTGCAACTTGCATCCAGCTCTATAACTCATACATCTGTCAGTGTCCGCTGAGATATTTCTTCAATGAAACCGACTTATCCTGTACCAGAGGTGAGAAACTGAACATTGACATTATGTAGCACATGCATTAAATGTAACAAAGTGTATGCAATGAGCTTTCCCTGTGGCCACAATTGTGTTGTAAACTTGGTGGCACACGGGGATATTTGTAGCCAAtcgataaatcttcgctactgctggcgactaatctccccggaatgacttcccaccggcaagaatgtgaatcgctggtaggatggcctctgttttcaaagtcgcccgaagttgacgTACAAAGAAACTTTGTCagtttcggaaaacaaagtgacaTGCATGCCATCCCCCCgtcaattcacattcttgccggcggaaaggcatttcggggagattagtcttcctGCAGTAGCGAAGATTAATCGTTTGAtgactaatctcctcgtgtgCCACCATCCTTAAAGAAAATATCTGTGCCGCCGTGACAGAATGATCTATTATATAATAAAGATAACTAGTAGCAGCTGCTTGTTACAGATACAAAATAGACAATTATGATAATTATTACCAAGGCATCATTAAGTGTTTTGTACAGGCAATTCTcattattgtctatggcaggCTATTTtatagccacaacaagtagctgctactagtagatCTGGAGCTACTTGTAGCAGCTaccaaatgccaaaaaatacccAGCCATAGGCAATACTCACATCCAAGCAATAAGTATGAATAACAATTCCTTTGTAAGACTACTCTGCTTTACCTAACACCATTAGTGACTATTCCTACTCTCAGACATAATTATAAAGATCGTGAACCCACTTAATGTTTTTCAGGAGACAGTTTCTATGGGAATCTTCAGCTTAGCAATGAGTCTTTCAATCCTAAGAAGGACTCACAAGAATACTCTAATCTTTATAACAAAGTACTAAACTATGTAAGTAAATTATATGTTGATGTGACTGAAATGACTCAActcatgtttttttatatgaagGCCAGAGAAAAGATTTTATTCCAAAGCCGTTTATTACATCTTTTACTGGGAACATTTATTTTCCTAATGTTTAACTTCAACTTATGGTTATTCAGTTTAAAAAgtataggagtttttttttaatagggttCTTAAAAAGATACTTTCAATAAAAGTACTAAACAGGCTTCCTTTAACCCTGTGAATGTTTTAATACCTATCTATTTATGTCACAGCCATATCACCATTGGCAAAGCTGATAAAGGAAGTGCACAAAGTCCTTCTGTCACAGAGATAGAATAATGCTAAAATAATATCTACTACATAATGCCATGTCCAGGAGAATGTAGGAATACATGAGATATGAAAACAGCAAGTTGGCTGTACATTCTATAAAGAAAATCAGCCTTTTTATGGCTGTGTCTGCCTTTAGGATTCCCCAGGTctgctaaatctgcccccaagattTACTAAATATGATGACTGTAAAGTAGGTCAATATTCTTTACAAATAAGGTGGAATGACCAAAAAAAGTGTCAAAATCAAAATatctcaaaagtaaaaaaaattatttatttatgataacTGAAGACCAGTAAGGCACCTGCCATAATTTATTTAGTAGTGTACATATCAATAAGAAGAAGTACAATTCAATAAAATGTCTCCTTCTTCACTACAGTTTAAGACCTGCTTTGAAAatgaaaccagttattcagacaCTATCATAACGGACATCAGGTGAGATTAAATGCTAGATATTAAAGTTCAAATTCCAAGCTGCTGGGCCCTTCCATCTTATTCTGGATAAAAAAGCTGTTGTGCAGGTCTCATTtagacaaaaaacaaaattactatGTAAGACCCCTGTTTGCTACTTATGTacttaggggttatgtaataaaaggcactaagtttgcccatggccagtaacctatagaaaccaatcagcaggcagcatttactagtctcctgtttaaaagcaagcatcttagtggttgctatcagttactgctcctgggcaaactcagtgtcttttattacatttgggggtaagcctggttttgcattttgcaccctgatCTATAGATAGAAAATGACCCCTAGAAAGTTTATAGAGATGAAACCAACATGGAGGAATATGATTTACCAACAAATCTGCAAAGGGATCATAGCAGTGATGTGCGGGCTAGCCTGATACCggcgggtccgggttgagctcttctgcctgcccgCAACCTTACAATGCcagcttctgacttccgggttcaaATTTTAAAGACGCGCGCCTgatcgccccttttgtgacgtcatcggcgggtcagcgcgggtctataaaattAACCCGAAAGTCGGGCTCAGGTGGGCGCAGGTGGAGGAAGGGTGGATATCGGGCGGGTGCGGGTCGTGTAAAatccgacccacacatcactagatcATAGCTACCAGTCGGATGTTTGCtccttgctgattggttgcaatgggttactagacatgaaGTATACTTCGTTCCTGTTATTAAATTCTAAGATGTGTGTTCATTTCATgacaaaaaaactgtattttccaGCGAATTGTCCCCCAAAGTCCAGACAAGAAGCACCCGACAGTTAGTTTCAGTGGATGTGAGCTGTTACCATGTGTTTAAGCCACAGACAATAAGTGAAGAGAAGGTGCAGgaggcaataaataaatacaatgcatCAAATTTGCTTGGAATATATTATCGTAAGTATAGCAACTCTCTTATGCACCCACATATGCATTACAATCATCTTTCAGGCACACTTTTAATAATTGGCTTTCTACATGAATGTTCCCAATTGGTGATCACAAAAGTGGCTCAACAAAAAATTGGTGAGGTTTTGGCTTGGACAAGGGTGTGTCTGGGCATAACTGGATGCCCTCTTTTATAACCCAGGTGTTAATACTTTCACCTTCTCCCcacaattttgctacattaacTAATGAAGCTTTAGTCCcccccacttaaaggggttgttcacttttacattTACCGTTTATATGCTATAGAATGTtctgttcttagcaacttttcaactgatattcattttttatttttaagtgtttttgcataatttgacattttcttctgcctatttcTAGATTTCAAatatggtcactgaccccagcagacaAAAAGATAATTGTTCTGTgtggctgctgtttttttttatgttaaaaaataataaaaagctaaataattcaaaacccgtAGGATAAAACAAGGACAAATGCAAACTGAATATGACTGTCGATATGTTATTGTTAAGATGAACTGTTGTATCTATCAGTATATGAATCTCTGGCCTGTTTTAACTCTCAGTAAATTCATCTTTGACCTGTATTATCTCCCAGCATACAAATCGCTGGCCTGTTTTATCTCAAAGTACAGTATATGAATTTCTGGCCTGTTATATCTCCCAGTATATGAATCTCTTACCTGGTTTATCTGTCAGTATATGAATCCCATGCCTATTATATCTACCAGTATATGAATCTCTGGCCTATTTAATCCCTCAGTATACAAATCTCTTGCCGTTTTATCTCCCAGAATATGAATCTCTGGTTTGTTTTATCTCCCAATATATGTATTTCTGACCTGTTTTATCTCCCAGTATACTGTATGAATCTCTGGCCTATTTTATCTGCCTGATGAATCTCAGGGCTGTTTTATCATTCAGTATATGAATCTCTGGTATATCAGTCGGTATATTAATACTTTTTCTTGATACCTTGATTGTTAGCTTTTTGCAATACCAGTTACAAGCTCTTTAAATTATAGACATATTAACAGTCATATTTt
The Xenopus laevis strain J_2021 chromosome 9_10S, Xenopus_laevis_v10.1, whole genome shotgun sequence DNA segment above includes these coding regions:
- the LOC121399097 gene encoding mucin-13-like, translated to MRTYMLICALAGLLLKTSGQTVSKSSTTSTETSALSQSSPTEKVAVTSATIHSQSRTTETGAATNATSHSQSSTTETGAATSATSHSQSSTSEASVPGVTSGTKPSFNETTESTVVPTTPAETNTNATEGGNSSSPTVKPEITKPTTIPPTPVKKDCTATSCGNSFATCIQLYNSYICQCPLRYFFNETDLSCTRGDSFYGNLQLSNESFNPKKDSQEYSNLYNKVLNYFKTCFENETSYSDTIITDISELSPKVQTRSTRQLVSVDVSCYHVFKPQTISEEKVQEAINKYNASNLLGIYYQKNICDGFYCDSKTTNCLLQANSDPICTCQDEFFHTSSSLLTSCRDCDLNCAGEGKQCIWSDFHEKAICSCLPDYYSRDNSCEKCQFGYSGEECTDNFLLILVIVGSIAGAIVIALLGTVIGLSVKSSRRKRDNERIQLITKDNMDSPKTGNLFPKIQAKTDLGYVDSTSSAYDTTDAYSRPIPQQDYDDDDSWYEMSGRERRN